In Zygosaccharomyces rouxii strain CBS732 chromosome E complete sequence, the DNA window GAATGGCATAGTCTAACAAACTTTTCCAGCTCTTGAATATAATTCAAAAGTACTTTTCTTTTAGCAGGCATAGAATTGCCCCCATGTCTCGAGCTCTTTAAGAGCAAGAGCATCTATTGACACGGAGTCTGATATCCTGAAAATGTGAAGGAACTTGTGTTTTTCAGTTAAGTTTTGATACTCATGAGCTTCCATATGCTAAAATTCTGCTAGTAATCATTGCCTTTCATTGtattctcttctcttttgaCGTGCCTTTTTGAGAGGGTACCTGGGACGATCAAGGCTTTTCTAATGTTAGTTACAGATCAACTGGATAAGGAAGAAGCCCCCTGGAAACCGTTCATGATACTTTTGGATATTTCCTCAAATCAGTTAGAGTCCAAAGAGTAAGATTGGGATAAACTCTGTGCTCTATTCTGAACCAGAAGAAATCATTCCCCATTTCATCCAGAATGATTTATTCAACACCTGAAGCACATCTATGGGACTACTGAAGaccatttcaaaatcataCAGGAATTCAttgttggtaaattctCCTAGGAAATATACtacaaatttttttttcaaaaatttacaagACCATGTCGTTGTAACAACGTATAGCGGATACGCGGATATTCTATCCGCAGTCAAAGTGACGATGCAATAGCAACtcgaagaaagaaaagtaTTATAAGACAGATAAGACAACACTTAcaagttttgaagaaaattacTCAAACCTTTCTAACTAAAAATTACTACTGTCTCCCAGGAATTTGCATGAGAAATATGTTGGCGGTTTAGAcaaaaataatagtagaaccaatttgaatatttCCAACAAGATACGCTAAAAGAGATACTAAAAAATAACAGCAGTAATATGAGGCTAACACAAACAGACAACCATTATCCTATACATATTGcaataagaataataagAATACTAATAAAAGCATACtaaataataaataatgGCCAGTACTTAGGTTCTCTTGGCCTTGGTTTCAAGAGAATGGGACATAAGTTCAGAGATTTCAGGATTGATTTTTGAGAATAATTCCAGAACACGTTTCTGAACATCGGGTCTTGTGGCCTTGACATTCTCTGTTACATTATGAATGAACGCATCCTGTTGGCCGGTGTTCTTGAATAGTTCCCAGAAAATTCTTGGTTGCTCATAATCTTTCTCTGTAGCTCCCCAGTGGAAAGATGTTGCCTCACCAACCCACTTCTCATGTGCTTCATTGTTAGAAGCATCAGCTCTGTAATTTAGTGGTTCAAAAGAGCTAGGGTAGTTGGGGACTGCACCATAATTTCCGTCCGTACGACCCGGACCATCTCTTTGGAAAGGACAGTAAGCCTGTAGAGGGCGGTTGACGGGTAACTGGTTAAAGTTGGGCCCCAAACGGTAACGTTGTGTGTCAGCGTAGGAGAACAATCTTGCCTGCAAGACGGGATCTGCGGAAGGTTCAATGCCTGGAACGGTGTTCGCAGGGCTGAAAGCAGATTGCTCGACTTCGGCGAAGTAGTTTTCAGGATTTCTGTCTAGCACCAATTTGGCAACTCTCCTCAATGGATACTCTTTCTGGGGCCAGGTCTTGGTCAGATCGAACACACTAAAATCTGCTTGTTCAGCTTGCTCGGCAGTCATTGTCTGAATGTAAATTGTCCAGGAGGGATATTCCCCGCCCTCGATGGACTCGTACAAGTCACGGCCCGCATGATCAGGATCATCAGCTTCTAAAGCGTGTGCTTCTTCattattcaaattcttaatACCCTGATCGGTGAGGAGGTGGACTTGGACATAGTGAAATTTACCCTCTTTATTAACCCACTTGTAAGTATGGGCCGAGTACCCATGCATGTGTCTGTATGAGAAAGGAGTACCACGGTCAGAGAACACAAACATGGTATT includes these proteins:
- a CDS encoding uncharacterized protein (highly similar to uniprot|P15202 Saccharomyces cerevisiae YDR256C CTA1 Catalase A breaks down hydrogen peroxide in the peroxisomal matrix formed by acyl-CoA oxidase (Pox1p) during fatty acid beta-oxidation), producing MRSRTSYITDCLGIAPSSSSFSIRKSITTMSPANYSVPLYTTSNGCPVRDPNAMLKMGKFGPTLLQDHHLIDLIAHFDRERIPERVAHAKGSGAHGYLEVTDDVSDIVSADFLNGIGKKTPLFLRFSTVGGEKGTADSARDPRGFAIKFYTQEGVIDWVNINSPIFFIRNGVQFPYLVHTQKARDPKTNLKDPNMFWDFLLNNPESVHNTMFVFSDRGTPFSYRHMHGYSAHTYKWVNKEGKFHYVQVHLLTDQGIKNLNNEEAHALEADDPDHAGRDLYESIEGGEYPSWTIYIQTMTAEQAEQADFSVFDLTKTWPQKEYPLRRVAKLVLDRNPENYFAEVEQSAFSPANTVPGIEPSADPVLQARLFSYADTQRYRLGPNFNQLPVNRPLQAYCPFQRDGPGRTDGNYGAVPNYPSSFEPLNYRADASNNEAHEKWVGEATSFHWGATEKDYEQPRIFWELFKNTGQQDAFIHNVTENVKATRPDVQKRVLELFSKINPEISELMSHSLETKAKRT